ggacgacagtccgatcggacggcattccgtcctggtcgttccgtttgtcttacacttggttgttttgatagtttgtcattttattgAGATGTGTTGATATCGTGCTAACCAACAGAACCCCATCCTAAACCCTAGTGACCCGATTGAACAGGAACCACCCAAGTTCAGTTAGTCCAGCGGTTCAAGACGGTTTTCTTGGTTAACCCGGAATCGGAAATCTCGTGGATATAATACGGATCTTGAACCAACTCATCAACAACAAGAGTAGAAGGTTAGAACAAgcccgattctatcggttttgagtgcattgagtgtaaaagagttgaaagaaagttggaaaaatcatctttcaatccttttcaccgtgaatatgtttagatctatgaaagatctttgtttgtctatgtggaaatcggttagatctaagttgtttttagtggattgaggtcaaaacatgaagttctgaAGAACACCATGCTCACATCATCCTacaacacctcaaatctagtgatttcactgTTAAAAgataagatttaaaagatagaaaggtgtagaatcaagtgtaGATTAAAGAAGTACAAGGAttaggttgagatcttaccggaattgcgAGAAATCGAAGGAAAAAGCGAGCAAGAGCGCTGGTCGGACGTCAGAgagcaaaagtggaaagtttgatggtgacatggggtatttatagggttacccaaagtggaaaggagctggtcgatcggttggcaGCCCGGCTGACTGGCTGATCGATCGAGTTGTAGATCGATCGAACCGCTGGTCGATCGCCTGGTCGATCAGTCACTTGGTTCgggtgttcggtgcgacgagtttgcCATTTTTATTGCGATtgtgagcgttgcgatgcgatagagtttcctattcaaattacttttaatcccaactactatatcgaacatacaatcatcctatttcacttgcgtttagcgtttgtgaTTCGATTACGATTGAGTTTCGATcgcgtttcgattgatcaccacaacataacctaaataaacatgcacaagtaacacataaggcacacacacacgtaaaatagtatccagaacgcgtaattcgagttgtaAGTGCGATAGCGATAAGCGATCAAATATGCGATAATTATCGAATAAACCTTGATTATTAataaatactccacataatacaactaacgttaagCCTAAATTAGACTATCtatgagtcaaagaagtcaaaacaggaattgggcaacgagtgacagatcgcaattagcaatctcgtctccctttgacttcaatcttgactttggctttgacttttggaacacggggtgttacagcctccccctcttaagggaatttcgtcccgaaattaggcttcagCCGTAACAAACAATAGTGGGTACTTGATGGGTAGTctgtaggacaacccttaagtggtaTAAATGATAATAAAATCCTACATTTAATCGGGTAGTTGtctagaattagataactacggttgttggtgtttcaggtacaaacgagagcttaaaatggaaggaacacggagaataaatgaaaaaaatcaatttttggaattgaagaattaagaggatagcatgataaaggacgaaattacgagaaagtaggcgaaaacggtgaagaaaatggagttgaaacgaaaaagttatgctgaaaacaagttttcatgttGAAGCCTGCCATAGGCTACGGcaagggccgtagcttacggcgccgactggcactttttgtcaccgtatgacagtttaaagccaccgtaggccattccaagccaccgtaagctacggtggccaccgtagcttacggcgctaacctgcgtaaatgtgtaacttccaccttttaatGCGGATTTATGATGTCTCTTCAAATCCAATCAATCTCATTCAGTTACCAGCAGTCTAGAGGCGAATTTTGGGTGTTCTTGAGAGCTTGCAACAATTTCTAAACATcttgttagtgtttttaattcctttgaacattgatatgtatgtgatgatgattgtccAAGTCATGAGTAGCTAAATTTATGGTGACTATCTTTGGTTGAAGGTTTGCGTAAGACTTTATGTTTGgatttcatatttctagaataatgagcTTGTCTTTATGatttgtttgttatggtgtgtgattgcttgtttgtaaattgttaattcttatgttaatctaatttgaaaccatacgttcttggtgctattggcaatcgagatatcatgggtagaattaggattgggtattgattaattggtcatcgggtaacaacctcgcattctaggaatccgagtacttagttccctttcatcacaacaagtaattgcacatgaactatgtctatgtagttctttctagtggaatgttaGCATAAATGTCGAAGCAAACTGGAAACTAAAGATgatcatttgtctctaaattgtttacaacctAAATTCTCATTTTTCAATTAGACtagtaatcttagttttaaaaatcacccaatcaaaccaactcttgaatttaTTTTTATTGCAATTAGTCTAATTTTAGtcaacttagataaacctttaaataacacatattccacaaactccctgtgttcgatacccacttgccactaactatttagtagtaattggattaaatttaaTTGTGACAACGACATCACGTCAATTTgccgccgttgccggggagtagtgcgcaacgtgtgttatttttattctttttaagtttgttatttttctggtttacgctgggtgtgttagtgtgttggtatttacaggtgcatgcgtactagaagctctcacaagctatcaccacTGGCATTTGATCCGAAAATTGAGCAAACATTAAGAGGCAATAGAATTTTGTTAAGGGAAAACAGAATtagtgttggtgcagtcatctgtcgtcttcgtctaatgtcgagtcagGGTTGCGTTGCAAATCtaatcaagcatgatgtcatcatgtttaatgatgacatcatacttGTGTCATCATTATAATATTATAATCATCAAAGTAGTAAACGACAAAGAGCAAAGGATTTGAAATGGTGTTAAAATGGCTATTTGGTGATTGGACCATGTGAAGGTCCAATGAGGGATTTGTATACATTAAAAGGTCCAATGAAGTGCTTTTATATGAAAGGTCCAATGAAATGATCTTATTTGAAGGTCCAATCAATGAAGGGTTCACTTGAATGACAATATGTGGGATTCGCTTTTATGGCCAACATGACGGTTCGCTTTTATGGTTTTCAcatggttcgcttttatggtagatgtcactatgagcgaaccTGGAATAGTATATATAGGAGAGaatgtcatttcatttgtaacattgttcagatctgataccgaggtattgccggttttccttgtaaacgtaaacgttgtaaaatcaatatacaagaggtttaaagtgtgattctagctgtgtacacgtccgtttctttgtttccgcctctgaaacggagttgagctcttccgaacgactcgtttaggtcgaaatcgatatccaaaaacattagaaaatttgaaaaagacaaaaactgataaaattcaaaaatgagtttgttgtgaaaaagaggaaatgatagtacatcagcggactatcacaacatgctaaagatttggaaagtttaaaagtgttaaacaatcttactgtggatgtgtcagtaggtttttgcacatttaataaactgtgacgagatataaacctaaatttcaaacttgcttgttctgtgggttaacaaaactgcttggatatataggtaacccctgaaatcttgtttgaaaggtcccttattctgagatactaggtctttatgctcagtgatatctggggtattatcccgggacttctgctgtatggaagtactgacctagtccccggataatactttctgcaaatgcttgaaaaagcgccgccctcagcaaatcgatgaaacaataaaattgatagtcattgctgttgtaaaaaagatcctctaaaggggacacaccaaaagtcgagccgtcatctctctgctaaacggaagttctgacctgagctctcacggtttcgcacctaaccccttacatatatcagctgtggtatactcacctgtaagactgaatattgggatctggatacgggagtatattcaagtagtgggacacacggacaagtttaagtgcttaaaacattaatatcgtatctcggaacagttgaactttgtgtgaaaatttaagtggaccaatatactgacaatctaggtaaactgtttagaacttaaaatgaaataaagcttaacggtgttggtgatttgtctcataagctgatatgatcctcttgcacaaactcacaaaaataatgtttgtaaatatttctttactgcattttatttctcttatgtcaaaaatccaaaaagattttcagtgtgttttagcataaatttttgaaaaagtcaaaaagattttcgacaactggtattgaaaagctgattttcaaaattccgggtgctaaacatgatgaactgatggtttgggagagtgtgttgtttttgaaaataaaaatgatatctcttcaagtggttcttcaaagattaacattgtaaaatcatttttTGTTTGTATAATGTCTGCAAGTGACTCATTAGATTTTTACATGTTATCATCGGAAGATTTATTTTTGGGTGgaggatgtgcaggttttgaAGTGATATAGATCCAGGTTCCGATATCTGAAGACTTTGTGATTacaacatgccagactgcgatcccagcatatcgaaagggggagtctgaagacatccgagtagagattgttcgtggggagtctgttggtgatgatgaaaagagaagtgaaagatttgaggatgcttacactgtgagaaagactgaagtcgttgaagactcgacacttaagactcgtcaacatctgagggggagtctgttggtgcagtcatctgtcgtcttcgtctaatgtcgagtcagGGTTGCGTTGCGAATCTAATCAAGCATGACgtcatcatgtttaatgatgacatcatacttGTGTCATCATTATAATATTATAATCATCAAAGTAGTAAATGACAAAGAGCAAAGGATTTGAAATGGTGTTAAAATGGCTATTTGGTGATTGGACCATGTGAAGGTCCAATGAGGGATTTGTTTACATTAAAAGGTCAAATGAAGTGCTTTTATATGAAAGGTCCAATGAAATGATCTTATTTGAAGGTCCAATCAATGAAGGGTTCACTTGAAAGACAATATGTGGGATTCGCTTTTATGGCCAACATGACGGTTCGCTTTTATGGTTTTCAcatggttcgcttttatggtagatgtcactatgagcgaaccTGGAATAGTATATATAGGAGAGaatgtcatttcatttgtaacattgttcagatctgataccgaggtattgccggttttccttgtaaatgtaaacgttgtaaaatcaatctacaagaggtttaaagtgtgattctAGCTGTGTACatgtccgtttctttgtttccgcctctgaaacggatttgagctcttccgaacgactcgtttaggtcgaaatcgatcctacaattagcggttcaccaacaacacctacTACACCAATTACACCACTTAGATACATGGatccactgccaccaccacccactGCGGGTGAGCTTACACCACCCTTCATACCATCATCAACACAACCTTCACCGAATACCACCATGCCTAACATCACCACTGACCCTACTCCACCACATGatgttacaccaaccaacaccacatTACCTATCACTACCCAAGTTGAACCTACACATACTTTTAACCCTTCTACCACAATTCCACCATTTTCTCATTTCTTTCCAGCTACGGGGCGTTCATCTTCAACTCATTCACTACCACAAGGTTCAACTGTTGTTCATGCCACTTCTTCATTTAGACCACCGAACCAATCGGGTTTCCAATATTCATCTTATCCATTTGGGCAATTTTCGGGTATAGGAGGAGATGAGTATGGTGAAGGGTATGAAGATTTTGAGGGTTATGAGGAAGAAGGATATGcatatgggggtgatggagatcaAGGGGAGCTTACTTATGTGCAAGGTCAAACTCAAAGAATGCCAAGTGTTGGTGGGATTTCTCAAAAACAAATTATACCGCAACATACTcggccaaggccacaagggccacAATTGCAACGTCCTACACCATTACAACAAATTCGTCCGCAAAATGTACAACATCAATttcaaaggccaattcaacaacAACTGATtcaacaacaatttcaaccaccatttgcaccacaagggcctatacaaagaccaatgggtcctattcgtccAAGGGTTCGGATTGGTGTACGAAGAAGACATCTTCGAGAACATGCAAGAGGTATAGAAGCACATTTTAGACCGGTAATCACTCATAAtccttcaccggtagtcattcTCACAATGATCAAGGGAGGACATTCGAAGTGCGAACGAATTCGTTACAAAGTTTGCCAAAGTATAAGGgtttagcaacggaggagccttattttcatttggaggctTACGATTCGATTTGTAATACTGTTGGGGGTCAAGGATTCTCAGTCGATGATGTTAAATTGGTGCTATTCCAATTTTCCTTAGAAGACAAGGCTAAAAAGTGGTTTTACACTCTACCTTCGGCATCTATCTATACATGGGCAGAAATGCAACAAATATTCTTGGATGAATTTTATACCGCTCAATAGACAAATTATGCTAGAAAAGGgttgagaagttttcaacaaaAATCGAGTGAAATGTTTCATGAAGTATTTGAGAGGTTTAATATTATGATAAAGAATTGCCCTCATCATGGGATAGAGctatgggagttgatgaatgcttTTCATGAGGGGTTATGTGCTGAAGATGCTTGCGACTTAATGTCGATCACAAATGGTACTTTTGGCACAAATTACGAGCATGACGATTGGGAATTCTTGGAACAAATGGCGGTCACATCAAAAAGGAAAGCTCAATCATCAAGGAGAGTAcgaccggacattacccgaactCAAGTGCACGCggtagatgatggtaatgttcaaacttctaatcaaatttatgatgtttgtgcactTTGTAATGAGTTAGgacatgcggctgaaaattgccaaggagggGAAGGGAAATATGAGGAGGTGAATGAATTGCAAGggcaaggagggggtggtagaaattacaacaTGAACTCCAATACTTACCACCCCGGTTTGAGAAACCACCCAAATTTTAGATATGGAAATCCCTCAAACCAAGTTAACCTGAATTTTCAAGGAAGTCAAGGTAACTTTGCTCCACGCCAACTGTTCAATAATCAAAGTGGGTTTTTGGGTCAAAGTTCTTCTGGTGGAAATGAGGTCATATAGATGCTCAAGGCAATGCAACTAGAGATGCAGCGAAGAAATAAAATGGATGATGTTCGCATGTAAAAAGATGAAATCCGTGACAAAGCTATTCAATTGTTGACCACTCACATGGGTCAACTTGCAAGTGATGTGGCATTATTAAAGAAAGCAAAAGGTCAATCACCAAATGACACGGTGATAAATCCCAAGAACACAAAAAGCATTaatatcaatgtggtaagcaccgttcctaATAATGAAATTAATGAAACATTTTTTACTTCTTCTTGTCAAGTGAGTGCAGGTATAGGAAGGGATGCCGAGGTTGAAATGGACAAGGAGCATGGAGCACCACTTGTGCCGATCCGAGTGGGAAAATTAAAAATTCCCCATGCATTATTGGATTATGGGGCGAGTATGAGTGTGCTACCAGGTGACTTATATGATATGTATGATTTTGGTCCGCTTCAGGATGCAGACACCATGGTGAGTTTGGCGGATGaaagttggaggcgtccacggggaatGGCTAAGAATGTTATGATTCGGTTGGGAGAATTCGAATACCCGGTGGATTTTCTGGTTTTAGATTATGCTACTACCATGATGGCGTCACAACAAagggtgattttgggtcgaccgtttcTCTATACGGCAAATGCTCAAATCGATTGTAGATAAGGAATCATTACCATGATCGAAAAGAACCGTAAGTTGTCATTTGATGTTCCGACTAAGATGATTAGTTACGATTTTGTTGAGGCGAAGGATAGCGGGTTTAGTGAAAAGTTGTTTCAAAGAATGAGAAGAAATCACCCACCGGATCATGAAGAAAAACCTATGGGTTCAATCAAGATTGTATTTGATTACCCACCGAGTCGAAACGAGACGGATGCATTTTGCTCAATGGCACGAGGAAATGATGGGGATGGCAGGAACCATTTCTTTGAGCCACCTTAAATGGGGGTGGCACGGTTTGGCTGAAGACTTGAAAACTTAGCGatgctcgggaggcaacccgagGTTTTTCACTGATCTTGTTATTTCTTTAGttttctatgtttcagggccatggcAGCACTCAAGTGTAGGGAAGATGTGCGGATATTTGTGTGAAGGTGGTGATAGGGAATTGGATCACTTACAATATCTGTTGTGTCAAGcttcaccaggtcaatgtactTTTTCCTTAGACTTGTcatgttctttagctttgaaattttgttagtttattagtttgcttttgtttataaaaaaaaaaactaatgtcTTTGGTTAAAAgcgatctttccctcaaaaccatacattgggacaatgtatcccaagtgtggggatgggggaaaatttttgagaattttaaaaaagtgtgaaatcaagcgaAAATTGTCGAAATTTGAACACTTGATATTGTTCcacttgacacaccgacacccctTTCTAGTCCTTTCTTGGTGAGAGTTTGAGCCACATATGATTATTGAAGatgcttttttttattttgagtggtggtgtgtgttttgtgttaatagaacttatGTATGAATTCTTGTTGAATCTTAGAGTTAGCATGCTTGTGAaaatgataggggacttttaggtagcctcgtctaaatgtgtgagagtgtgggaattgggggttggacctcatacattacatatatgagcttggtattgtgaggggtgggggtttggtctttagaaagccatgtttgagccttataccattcggttgtgacccaaacCTACTTCCTAAAAAACTTTACCTATTGAG
The Helianthus annuus cultivar XRQ/B chromosome 6, HanXRQr2.0-SUNRISE, whole genome shotgun sequence genome window above contains:
- the LOC110944082 gene encoding uncharacterized protein LOC110944082, whose amino-acid sequence is MGQLASDVALLKKAKGQSPNDTVINPKNTKSININVVSTVPNNEINETFFTSSCQVSAGIGRDAEVEMDKEHGAPLVPIRVGKLKIPHALLDYGASMSVLPGDLYDMYDFGPLQDADTMVSLADESWRRPRGMAKNVMIRLGEFEYPVDFLVLDYATTMMASQQRVILGRPFLYTANAQIDCR